One Poecile atricapillus isolate bPoeAtr1 chromosome 18, bPoeAtr1.hap1, whole genome shotgun sequence genomic window, CTGAGGGTGAGCTAAGCATCTACAGCATGTTCCAAACTCAAATGGGTCCGAACTTCCAAGGCTCTGAGCAGTCTCTGAGCAGTCTCCCCTAACCAGGATCAGGGGTTGTTTTGAGACCTGATGCATTGAGCCAAAACTGCTGCACATCGCTGAGCACTGCTCTGTGTCCAGCTGTCCCCTGAAGAGCAAATGGTCCCCAAATCTTATTTACTTACCATACAGTAAAACACCATGGCACCAGCTCCTGTGTTTACAGTGGAAATGCAATGCAGTACATTTGgtagatttttctctttaaaacaaaagaagaatCTTGGGTATGCACAGTTTTTATATCACGGGGTATTGCAGCTTGCGGGGGAATTATTAGTTAAGGCAGTCAGGTGGCCAAGAGGCctagattattattattatcattatgatgattattattaattgatgataatgatgatgaaattgttattattatggtagggtttttttcatagGGAAAAAGTTCACAGTAAAGTGAGAGGAAACCAGGATGATTAGTTGATACTGTCCTGAAAAATTCATCCCTAGAGGGAAAACCATACTTGTGTTGTTGACTGAACTGAGTTTCCTGGAATATTTGTTTTAAGACAAACAGGAATTGGTCTTAAAGCCCCAAAAGAATAAACTACTTAagaatttacttatttttaagcACTTAAGGAGCTTCATCCCTATTTATTTCAGCAGGATTACCCATATTCTTGAAGTGGAGCACAAGCTTAAGTACTTTGCTGAAGAAGCAATTTTCACTTAAAGGTGCCTTATTTGCCTTCATATCTCAAGTTTCCCTATCACATCTAAATCAGTGGTTTATGAGTTACCTGATCTTTTATGGAGGTAGCTTGGAGCTTCTCTTCtggcagcttttcctttttagcttccactttttcttcctccttttttatttgggttttcaatagtttttatttttaacacaagAACACCGCACCTCTTTGCGCCTCTCGTTCCTCCGCGCTGTGCTCGCGTACCAATCCAGTGTGCAGCCACAACTCCATCATGTGCTGCTGTGCCCCCTCCACCCTCTCCAACTCCTCCCATTCCTCCCCACCTGGGCTTTTCTCCATGCTCAGGTGTGCACAGAGCCCTTCCTCACCATCGCCTTTAGTGCACAGCATTCCTCACACAGCTCCACAGGCACTGGGAATATTTCCTGCCAAGGTGTGCCTGCCTCCACCTCATCTGTTACTGAGTCAGGCCAGTTTATAGCagctgaggggggaaaaaggcagcaaaagcaCATGCAGAGGTATGAACGTGCAAGGTTTTCTTGGATGGAGTGAGGTCAGGCCTGTGGTGCACTGAATTACTGGCAAGCAGGAGGggattgatttttaaaaagagagagcGACAGCACAAGTATTAGTAACTTCAGTATAGGACTAGATCTGTGAGGAAACTCCAATTCCATCTTTTCTTGCATTACATTTCACACAAACCACAGGTGTCTTATTTTGGTGCAAAATGTTTACTGTACCTGCTTTTTTAAGAAAGCTGCTTGAGGTTTTTCGTCTTctactttcttctcttttaccTGTTTATCttctattttctgttcttccatcttttgtttttgctttaatttctctGCTTCTAGTTTAGCCTTTTCCTCAGCTgccctcttttcctcttctgcctttgccctctcctcagctgccctcttctcctcctctgctttctgtttttcctcagCTGCCCTCCTCTCCTCTTCAGCTTTAgccctctctctttcctcagctgccctcttctcctcttctgccTTAGCCCTCTCCTCAGCTGccctcttttcttcctcagctttttgtttttcctcagctgccctcttttcttcctctgctttttgtttttcctcagctgcccttttctcttcctctgctttttgtttttcctcagctgccctcttctcttcctctgcttttaacctctccctttcctctgcttctttcttttcttgctcagccttttcctcattcCTAAGCTTCTCTTTATCTACAGCATCAGTTACACTTTGTGTCCCTTCTGGCACAGCATTTGTATCATTCTCTGCTTTGTGTTCCTCTGCATTTACAGTTACTGCCTCTTCTTTATCTGTGGATTTTTCTGCTGTCACATCTACCTGATTTTCCTCTATGGGGATCTCCTTTGGTTTCTCCTCCTGTACCTCCTccttgtctttttcttctttttttccctcttcttccccATCTTGCCTCCAGTTGTTCCTTTGGTACGATTTGGTAACTGTTTCCGTCTCCTCAATCTCACAGCGTCCTCGGCGCGTTTCAGCCTTCTCCTCTTTCCCCGTGGTCTCATTTTCTTCCACATTGTTTACTTCTCTCCTGCTGGGCAGTGACAAGCTCCCATCTGTGATCGTGGGGTCAAATTCCTTTTGGCGTTCCAGGGCTTCCTGCAGACGTTTCTGGCGTCTCTCCTCCCGTCTCGCCAGCCTCTCCAACAAAGCAGCTTCATCATCTGTAGAGCGCTTGCTTTCCTCTCCTGCCACACTATGTAGAAGGAAAAggtttgcattaaaaaaaaaaaataaaaaattctttctaACAACAACATGCACTTCACTGTTTCGAGGAAAAGATCCTGCTGTAACATCATTCTTGGGCTGGGAAACACAACAGGCTACACAAACACAACAGGTTatacaaaaaaattcaaaattctgctgctgttttgctaATCTATATCCATTCTCCTTGCCTGAAATAGATCACTTCTTGTGCTCAGCATCTATGAGCACTTGCCATCACAATTCTGGTTTCTTCTATCAATTGTGTTATGGCCACTGGAAATCTGGGTGTATTATTTGTGACACCAATAATGTGTCACATTTAGTTTTAAAGCTAAAGTGATGGGCAGACAGGAAGGCCACTCATCTTGTGACAAGAGGGTGGTGACATGAGTGATGTGGTGTCGTGGTTTAGGGGCTACAGGGGCACTGCTGGGTTGACTTGATGACcttcaaggtctcttccaactttgatgattccatgattccaagTGTCACCTCCTCCCATGAGCTTTTCTGCTCTTTATTCCTGCCCGGTGCTGGCTCCAGAGCTCACACCCAGCACCTTGCAGGCGTTTTGCAGCCACAGCTTGAGGACTGGCTGCCACCCAGCTCTTTGGCCACACAACAGCATCACCCCTGTGAGCAGAACCAAAGATGTGGTGTTTTGTGAGGCCTGAGAGAATCTGAAACCaccaggagccccagctgaaTCACCCCACAGACAGCCTTGAGGACACCTGGATATGAGCCATGAGCATGGCCTCAAGCCCAGAGTCAGCCATGCTCCCACCCTACCATggagacacagccagggtgATCCCCTCAGTGTGAAGTCCTTCTTCATTTTAAGGATGGACAAACCCAGTTTTCACAAAAGACATGAAATGCTTCACACGAACACTCTCAATGTCAGAACAAAAAACTGtcttttattctctgactccagtatttatagtCTCAACtatgaccagggattggataattaagttacaccttcccaagcacactggtcatgagaaatGTCCataaaaagatgtttcttagaaggaatgtgataaacaacttatgtttataggactttcatgggaaagtaactaaaactgtgaaaacattatcagaaggcttaattttcagggcgacacccAGTACTTCAAATTCAAGCACCAAAGCAAACCTCTTCCAGATACTTCTCTGCTCTGAACAAAAATTACCATTGGCTTGAACAGGAAACAGCATCAGACATTTACCTGTTTTGGGCATTAACCTCGGATTTCTCTGTTACTTCTCCTGAGAGATCTCCCTCTTCCTTTTGCCGCAGCCTCTCCTGCCGAGCCCGCCGGCGACGTTCTCTGGCGGCTTCTTCGTCATCGTCATCGTTTCTCTGGTAGGAGAGCCTGCAACAGGGAAAGGGGAACAAAGGTGTTATTGCATATTggacactgaaaaaaatcccaaaaagcaGTTTTCTAGAGCGTGGCTACAGTGCCTGCTCCATGTGCTCTAGTGAAAATACGCTGTCAAATTGAGGCGCATAATTTCAAACCCcggttttcttttgtttctcagAAGCAAACTTGAGAAAATAGTCCCTGTGAAGGCAGCAGCCACACCACACCGTCAGCTAGCTCCTAGAAAACACCAAATCTATAAAAGCCCAGCTCTGTAGCTGAGCAAACATGCTCCTAGCCTGCTCCTGTAGGAGCACTCACCGCTGTGTTTGAGCAGCTCAGGCCCACGTAGCTGGAATTGGACTCAGCAAAGCAGCTTTTCATCAGCCTCCCCTAAATATCACACTCTGAAAATGGGGACAGTATTCTACAGCTCAAAGACTAGAAAGCAGGGAGACACAAGTAtgacagcagctctcagtgGTTGGTTCTGAGTGCCAAACATCTGACGCCCACAAAATTTTTGTGAGCCCGGAGCCCTGCCAGGCCAAATCACACAAGATCGCTGCTGTGATGAAAGCCTACAGCTGAGAACCCATTGTACTCATCTAACCCAACAGATGATTACATTTAGCTTCATCCTACttgaaaaggaccttaaaaTCCTAATAATCCTGTGTCCCATTCAAATCTTTGCTGAGGTTATTACTGTGTGAGATAAAGGGAGAGGCCTGCATTCCTCTTATCTTTTTGAGCAGGGAAAGTGAATTTGGAAGCCAACATGTGCCAGACCCAGTCAGGACATTCATTTACTTTGCTTCTGGCAGTGGTCTGATACATCATGGTTAAGGAGTCTCTCTTCTTTACATAGTCACATATTTAAGTTAGCAGTGCAGccatgaacagaaaaaaaccccagagttCTTCACTGACTAAAACCAAGTACAGATAATGTTTgtattgcaaatattttaacattaaaagCAACTAAACCATTTTGATTTAGCCATCAATCAGACTCTTTGGGGCCAAACCTCTCCCATCACCGCGTTCTgacattatttttctcctttgctggAAGAAGGGTGAAAGTACAGGACCAGCAATCAGTTATCCCAATTTTACTTTAAGAATTTAAAGTGTAAAATATGGCTGAGCCACTTGCCAGACCTAGAACAGCATTTTCATCCTGAGTGCACCAAAGAATTTAATTTGCTATTTTCATGCTCTGCTTCAAGAGCTTGCAACCTTTCCCTTTGTAGAAACAACTCTTCTCAAAGAGAGTGCAAACCATGAGCAGCACAGCCATGAGGGATCACAGTGAGGGATGAGGAAGAAAGGAGGGAGCTGAATTAAAAGCCCTAAAGGTGATGCAGGGAATCACCTGCCATTTTTAAGCAACTCCAAGGGGTATCAACATTTTGTTTAGGTCTACAACAGAAAGGATAAGAATACAATACTAAACCAGTGGGGTCTTTAATTTCCACAAGAAAGAGCAGACCACATAAAGATGAAGTTCATTCCACTCTCTGTACCCACACAGAACACCCCTCCACAGAAAGAAGAACAACTGCTTTTAAAAGCCtctttaaaatgccttttttaaaGCACCAGTTGCTCAGCAAactaaaaaaggaaatgaaaagaatACCCTAAgcaaaaaattcccacaaaatcttatCCATTAAACAGATATGTACTTCCTGTCCTTGGACACTTATCACATAGATCATCTGTTAAGAAAGCTGAAAATGTCTCTTAATATGATTCTAAACTCATCCATTGCCTTCCTCCATATCAGTGCAGTTTCCTACAGCCAGCAAATACACCAGGTATGGGCTCCATCCATGAGAATCACCTTAAGTATTCATTTCTGTTCACCAACATTCATGCAATCTGCCCAATAATCTGTAAATACACACATGGGAACAACATGGGATTAAACATGGGAACAAAAAGTTGAAGTTTTTTTAAgagtttcttgttttccttacaATTATGTTAACACTGCTTTCAGTGTGAAGAGTGACCCTCATTCTGCCACTGTTACAGATCTCTGCAGCAGCCCACCACAAGCAAAATCAACTTGGGAGCTCTTCAGAGTTTATCTTCCAATTGCCTACATCTTTTGACATTCCTCAGATGAggagtaaataaataataaaaagtatttCTCCAAGATTTCAACTCTGTTTATCAGACAGATGGAAATCTGATGATCCACGCTGGCCTGGGTTGTTTCTCCACCCTTGGAGAGCAGCCTTGCTGCCCAGCACACACCCAGCAGCTAAATGAAACCAAACTGACATCCATTTGTCACCTTTCACATGGCTTTGCAGGCAAGCATCTCTCCACAatcagctgttccagctgtctCAGGCACTGAGACCACAACACAGCATGATCTCAAAAGAGGTGATGGTAAAAAAAGGTATGCCAAGCCTGCTGATACAACTCTCTTGTGGAATATCTGActattctgagttggaaaggacccacaaggatcatcgagtGCCAGCTCTCAAGGGCTGAAATCCCAGACCTGAAGAGCTCAACAACAAATCTCATTAGTATCTAAGTCTAAAAATGTTGCCCTCAGATAGAATGGGCGGGGGGAGACTTtgagtgaaaaataaatctgctggATTGGGAACACAGGACATGTGGCCATTTGCTTCAGACCTTTCTCAGAGCAACACAGCACTCTGTATTTTACACCAAACACTGAATTTATGTAAAGTTATAACCCAGCAAGGAACTTGGTAATAGCTGGGATGATTATGGGGCTGAAACCATTTCATACAATCCAGCTTTAACTGGTTTCCACTTGAAACCACAAATCAGCTCGAGCATTATCTAATGCACTTTGGGTTTGGAGTGCATTGCTTGCACTCCTTGCCCAGCTCTacaacattattattattgtctGAATTATGACAGCGCTGAAATTTCCTGATCAAGCTCATGGGCTTGCTACAGTAGGCAATTTATGAAGATAGGGCAAGATCTGGTCCCCATTCTAAACAGTGTGTATTCTGATTAAAGAGAAACTTTATCATTTGTAGCACAATCTGCCCTCAGTGAGTCATAAATAAACCTGATGAATccagattttttcatttttcacaggaGTGGAAAAAACCTGCCTAATTTGACTGGATCACACTACTCCATTCTAGAAGAGGCAGGGAGAAAGAATTGCTGTGGATCTGAACTCAGACTCCATTTCAAGAGTGtcagaaacacatgaaaaaattccaaacagagaaaaaagccTTTAAGATTTTTAAGTTAAGCAGGCAGCTCATATCTGCCTCTTCTTTCCTCCATGGTTTGCTTGAATGTCAATCTGGTTTTTAGGCCTGCAGAAACACCTTTCATTCTTAGCAGCGCCCTCACAACGTGGACCCAATTAGACACAATTGCACCTATCCAGCTCTTTCCCACACTACTTTGTCATCCTGAAGCTTTTACATGTATTACAGACTGATTTTGTCTGTGGTCCACCCCAAGAAATGAGATCATTCATCCTGTACCAAACTGCTGCACCTCCAGCTTGTGACCTAACCTACTTCCAGGACCTCTGCCCTTTGTTAGGTGAGACCACAGCAGCTGAAGCGATTTCTGTTGGTTTGTGTCTCCAAATTTATGTCAGATGGAGGATGTCAGTAAAATGTCCTCAATGACAAACTTCACTGCCAGACTCAGTCTATAAAAGTTGAATTTGTCGGCCTTCTGTGCTCTTAGAAAGTCTTTCTGTTTACCCAGGCTCTTCCTGAAAGGATGGGTGGGGTGAGGATGGACTTTGTTAAAACACCCAGTGGGGAGCGTTCTTTGTGTCACTGTTGATATTCAGTCCCATTTTGTTTATGATTACATATGTCTTTAATCTTTTTATTGTTTGCTTAATTTGTGTTATGATAGGCACATAAAAACCTGAATATAAACAACTGATCAATCTtcacctccaaaaaaaaaaagcaaaccataCCAAGTACACATGATTCCACAGAGGGCTTTGCGTGTCAATCTCAGCTGTATTTCATTCAAGTCATATCTAAAAATGTGCTGAATGGTGGGGGGCAGTTGTGgggaaaactgttttttctaaTCATTCCCCCCATCATTCAGTGAGAGCTGCCAGCATTCTGCTCAGACCTGATCAAGAAGACTCATTTTTATGAGGGAATGAGCAGAATTTCAGTCCAAAATTCTCATGCTTCAAGAAGATGTAGTGAGTGAAAACAGGGGATTATGCTGGAGACATGCAGACATGCCACCACAGTTCTCAGTCCAATGCTGTGCATGAATGCTGTTATTAACACCCAtatttttcacatatttctCAATTTGACATGCAccatggtttgttttttttttcagattgaaTGTAGGAGAGACAAGTGGATAAAATTAACCAATGgctggaaatgaaaacaaattaaaactggAAATTAAGCACATGTTTTGAACAGTGGGGATAATTACATACACGAGAAATTATGGTACATCCGTCTCTTGCATCTCTGCATTAAGATGAATGCCTGTTTGGAAGTTATACTACAAAataatcccaattttggggttcaTTGTATGGTGAAATTCCACTAACAGTTATGTATGGGAAGTTGGACCAGATTATATGGTGGCACCTGCTGGATTTAAACACTACAGCCTTCCATTTACAAACAGCAcacatttctcattttgctCACAACTTATCTCTGTCTCAGCAATATTTTTACTCTGTTTATCCATCCATTCTCCACAGGCACACAGCCTGTACTCCTGAGCAGGCAAATCACCCAGATGTGCACACAGTTCTCGGGCCAAAACAGACTGATGCACCTTTCAGTGTATTATGTTCTCATTCACTTCATTTTCATACTGTGTTTCCAAtatactttcttctttttcatagCTCCAAAGATTTCAGGgattactatttttttctggaggatAACCACTTATCAAATACTTTTTCAGAAGAACATTGTCTCTGTCAGACCTGGCATCCTTAATTTCCTGCTGTACCTTCAGAAGCATTTCTTCTGCCTTAAACCTTGATCTAAAACACCTAAAGGCTAAAACTTCTGGCCATTTTAACAAcaccttttttgttgtttcagctAAGCAAAACCTTTGGATTATTGACTTTGGTTAAGGACTTGGCTGGAGGCTGttattttgtttacatgacaaaaCAGTCAAACATGGTAAAGAGAGGTTCAGTTTGTGTacattctttttttaactttttttatggtttctttttttttgacattttagaCATTTAGGTTTTTTAACAGGTAAGGAAAGAGTAGGTACACTCATCCCTCAAACAGTGTGATTCTGAAATCTAATGAAACCACATCGAAGAATGAAGTACAAAAAGTGATATGCAGGCTAAAAAAGGACTCCATACTGACAGCAAAAAATCCTTGGTGACTACCAAGTAATTAATGCCAAAACCATccaaagattttatttctttgctgagGATGGCACTGAAGCCTCTCAGAAAGATCTTGGCTTCCCAAATTACTGTTTTCCGttgaaaatgtaaatttcaCTTTAGGAGATTCCAAGATTTCCAATGCCCTgcatctttcctttttttttttttcctgctcataACAGCTCAGCTCCTTTGGTTTTAGATTCCAGCCCTAAACCTGGGCCTGGCAGTCAGATCCAGCCTGCACCACCACGGCACCGCTCGCACAAAGGCAGAATGACTCATGCACGCGcctattttccttttcattcttttttctttccaaccCCCCACCCCTCCTTTCCTCATGGCTTAAAACTGATGATCTGTTTTCGTAATATGAAGTGCAAGCAGATTCTCCAACCACAGCCACATAGCTCTGGTAAATCACCTCAGCATAAATCGGCTGCAAACATGAAGGGTAAAACCCTCCTGCTACCGAAACAATGTCAAATTTCCGACCTATATTATATTTAGATAAAAGTGCCTGCTGGAAATGTACCAGGGGGAAGAAAGTAATTCTCTCAATATGTGAAGCCTAATGCTCTGCAGTTTTACTGCATAACAATAGACATGGCATTGACCTGTCGGTGAGCAGAGCAGCGTATCGAATCTCTTCCAATTTAGGtgtttcacatgaaaaaaagaaaaaaaaaaatgagcagaaaaCAATAAGTGGCCAAGTGCCTTCTACCTGAccattttttactgtttttcctgGAGCTTGGTGGAGTTCACCCAGATCTCTGTTTCCCTGGCAGACGGTGAACAGGCAGAAGAGTGTACACAACAAGTTTGCTTTTCCAAACGTGAAAAAGCGGGAGCAAAACCCAATCAGCGTGCATACCACTGTGGTTAATGTGGGATTTGTTGACTCCAGAGCAAATTGCTTGCTGCCACCACCTCCAGCTTCTAGTGCTTTATTGCATATAAAATCCGAAATAATTTATGCCACAGCCTTACCCAGTAAGTAATATTTCAGGCACATGACTTGAGAACAATGGGCATCTTGCCTGGCTGAGGCAGAAGTCAGGCTCTACAGGATTTGCCCTAGAATGTACAATCCACAATTTCTACAAAGACAAATaagaagttttctttcttgtggTTTTGGGCTGCTATATTTAATGTGGCTTTCAAGGCACTTTTATACCTCAAATTGCTAGCTTACTGATTGCATCCAAAATTAAGATCTAACTCAATGTGCAGTTTAGCCCAGTAGCTGCAGCAGgcaatattttttgaaaaaatataatttaaacactttttttttttaaaaaaaaatatttacttctgatgttactttttttttatcccaaagCAGCACAACACATCCTCAGAAACTGTTCAAACAAGAATCAGAATTTGTTCAAACAAGAACAAATTGATGACTTCAAAAAAGCACAAACTGAATTATAATAAATCATGTATGTATTCCTGTCCTGGAAACCCAGCCTTCAATTTCATCTGCTTATCTATTTTCACCCTTTGAAGACTTCTTTAATGCAGCACTCTAGGAAATAGAGAGCCTCTTAACAAACCAATGCTGGgactttatttctttcataaagATTAAGAAGATTGCTGCATTTTAAGAGCGCTGTGTTTTAAGAGGAAGTGCAGGACTGTGGGGATAAGGTCTCATCCACATGAGACTTTAATTTCAGCCTGCTCTTTCTCCACTGAATATCATGTAAGGAGAAAGACTATGAAAGTTAACTCAGAGAATCACTTATTTGAGGAATGAAACATTAATATCCAAACCAATCTCAGTCACACACCCCACTCCTCCATCACCATGCCCAGTCTACTCACAATCGACTTCCAGCATCTATTTATACACCATCCACCCTGACAAAACAAGAAACTCGTGAAACTGGAGATGGAACAGGGCTTGGGTTTTCAAATTTCTGAGCAGAATTGCCTCTTGCACTCCTGCATTTTCTGCTCTTGCCCACCAGGCTTTGCAGGGTACGATGAAGAACCACAAGTCAGGACTCTAGAGGTGAGtgtgaagggaagaaaattcACAGCATCACATGGATTTATATCAAGGACAAAGCAGCAGGACTGGGCAAGTGGCTGTCACCAACACCCAGCCAGCTTCACAGGGCTGTCCAAAAACCCTCCATGACCCAGAGAAGGGAAACTGTAACACAGCAGGTTGTGACTACCCAGATTACACATCACTCAGAAATTGAAGCGTTCTGTGCTCTGAAACACCTACAAACAGTCAGAACCCTGCTTTTATTGCTTGCTCCATTGAAGGTATGGGTGTTACCATTACTCTGGCCTCTGTGAAACATCAAAACTGCTCTGTCTTTCCCAGGGGATTAGAGATTGTAAATAAATGACAATTTCTCAGAGCTAGACTGGTCCCTGAGGATGTCTGCCGAAGCTTTCAGAAATACAGCGAGCTCTGTGCTGATGACCAAAGTACAAGGCATGTGTTTGCACACAGGGAgtctggaaaaataattttaccagATAATTATTCAGATAATAATAGAATAATCTTTTTTTATCCGCTCTTCTCAGCCTAAAATATGCACCAGGAGGACACAGCCTTAACATACCACagatttatttcagaataaatattgaaataaatgcCACAAACAGGATAGCAGATGAAATGCAAGACCAGAACATGCACCAAAACAGAGCAGACTGTGAACCCTTATGCTAACCGAAATAAAGCACTTGAGGGGAAATGTGGCATTACAAATACATCCAGTACTACATGTggtgaatgggaaaaaaaaaaaaaatgtaatgaaaatcaGATGTCCCAAGATTTTCTGGTACCAATTCCCCATGCACACAACTCACGGATGCTGTGCAGGTGTGGATTTTGTTTCAAGGGAAATTCATGGCTGTTTGCTTTTAACATGGGCAAGCATCTCTCTCTTTCTGAGGTGTTTAAGAAGCCTGCTGTCAACAGCCCAGGTGATCAGGAGACACTTTTGGTGAGACAGCAGAGGAATTATTAGTGCAGATCCCATCACTTGCTAACGGGATTAGGGGCAGATACATTCCATGCATCCCTGTGAACGCAAATCCTGATGTGTCTTTCACCTTCATGGAAGGTGGTAAAGGAGCTTTCCATAAAACAACTCTGTAGAGATCTGCAGGGTCACGTACAGCACTTTGAACAGCACATGAATGCTACAACAATTTGCAGACATCATGTAACAGCACTGTGCAAATGAAACAGCTGGAAGTTTGAAATGCAGCCATTGTAACTACACCCACATAAACACAATAAAATACCCTGGCTTTCAACTTTCAATTAGTTTTCCCTTAGATGTGCTTGTTCTTCTCATATTGCTTCACTGTAATCCTTATTCCAGAGAAGTTACTCGTAAGAAATTACCAAACTCAGTGTTGGAGATACTGTCTGGAAAGCTGACTGAGCTCATGAGAGCTGATTAATCACACTGCAAATACAAATCTAAAAGCCactgctctttaaaaaaaggagggggaacAACCCTTTTCACAGAACTCTAGCATCCAACAGAAACCTCTTCCATTTCAAAGACTCACTAATAAATTATTCACAACTTACAAGCTGTTCACAGAAAGTATCCAGATAAAAAACAGGAATCAGTAGAAAATAACTATTTTCTTGCCCTAAAAAGCCCACAACTTGGAGACTTCCAAAAGGACATAGTAAAGAGGCACCTAACACAGAGAAACTGCCCCTTGGAGATacagggacagggtgagggGCTTTTCTGCATTATACAGTGTGCTTTCAAACCCCAACAGTTATTACTGCAGCCTTTTTGTAGTTGTTGCTGATAATTTCAGTTTCATTCTGGAACAGCAGTTCCACACAGGAAGCCAGTCAGTAACAGCTGTTGGAAAACACTTTACAAAGGTAAGCATCCAGACAGGAAGGATAGCAAAGAGCTGCTGTGATAAAAAAGCAATACAGCCAATGGAAACAGACTGCAAGGGCAGCCAAAAGAGGATCTGATCCCAAAGGTGAGAGGAGACAAGCCCTGAGCAGTTTCCATCACCAAGAAGCAAAGCCGTCTAACAGATTCAACTGacatttttacagaaagggtaatCAAAAAATTCATCATTAAACATACACACCCACAGATGTTCAAGCCAAGGCTTCTGGTATAATCCATTCCATTCCAGAAGTGAATGCAGACCAATGGTTCTTGGCACTTGTTAAATTCTTTCCATCAAAAGATCTCAACATGTTTTACAAATGTTGAGCAACCCTTGCAACCCTTCTGACTTCTGTGTGCTGTTATTATTACAATGCCAGTTAATGGAATGGAAAAAGAGATATATAGATGAATGTACTACTTTTAG contains:
- the CALD1 gene encoding caldesmon isoform X1, producing MDDFERRRELRRQKREEMRLEAERLSYQRNDDDDEEAARERRRRARQERLRQKEEGDLSGEVTEKSEVNAQNSVAGEESKRSTDDEAALLERLARREERRQKRLQEALERQKEFDPTITDGSLSLPSRREVNNVEENETTGKEEKAETRRGRCEIEETETVTKSYQRNNWRQDGEEEGKKEEKDKEEVQEEKPKEIPIEENQVDVTAEKSTDKEEAVTVNAEEHKAENDTNAVPEGTQSVTDAVDKEKLRNEEKAEQEKKEAEERERLKAEEEKRAAEEKQKAEEEKRAAEEKQKAEEEKRAAEEKQKAEEEKRAAEERAKAEEEKRAAEERERAKAEEERRAAEEKQKAEEEKRAAEERAKAEEEKRAAEEKAKLEAEKLKQKQKMEEQKIEDKQVKEKKVEDEKPQAAFLKKQEEEKVEAKKEKLPEEKLQATSIKDQVKDDKGKAPKEEMKSVWDRKKGVPEQKAQNGERELPASKLKPTENAFGRSKGSANAEEAKPGVEALKRLEDQRRRRGENESEELEKLKEKQQEAAAELDELKKRREERRKILEEEEQKKKQEEAERKIREEEEKRRMKEEIERRRAEAAEKRQKMPEDGVSEDKKPFKCFSPKGSSLKIEERTEFLNKSAQKSGMKPTQTTAVVSKIDSRLEQYTSAIEGTKASRPAKASDLHVPAEGVRNIKSMWEKGNVFSSPSGTGTPNKETAGLKVGVSSRINEWLTKTPESNKSPAPKPSDLRPGDVSGKRNLWEKQSVEKPAASSKVSAMGKKSETNAGLRQFEKEP
- the CALD1 gene encoding caldesmon isoform X3, which gives rise to MISRSYCRQNLSSLSKLSYQRNDDDDEEAARERRRRARQERLRQKEEGDLSGEVTEKSEVNAQNSVAGEESKRSTDDEAALLERLARREERRQKRLQEALERQKEFDPTITDGSLSLPSRREVNNVEENETTGKEEKAETRRGRCEIEETETVTKSYQRNNWRQDGEEEGKKEEKDKEEVQEEKPKEIPIEENQVDVTAEKSTDKEEAVTVNAEEHKAENDTNAVPEGTQSVTDAVDKEKLRNEEKAEQEKKEAEERERLKAEEEKRAAEEKQKAEEEKRAAEEKQKAEEEKRAAEEKQKAEEEKRAAEERAKAEEEKRAAEERERAKAEEERRAAEEKQKAEEEKRAAEERAKAEEEKRAAEEKAKLEAEKLKQKQKMEEQKIEDKQVKEKKVEDEKPQAAFLKKQEEEKVEAKKEKLPEEKLQATSIKDQVKDDKGKAPKEEMKSVWDRKKGVPEQKAQNGERELPASKLKPTENAFGRSKGSANAEEAKPGVEALKRLEDQRRRRGENESEELEKLKEKQQEAAAELDELKKRREERRKILEEEEQKKKQEEAERKIREEEEKRRMKEEIERRRAEAAEKRQKMPEDGVSEDKKPFKCFSPKGSSLKIEERTEFLNKSAQKSGMKPTQTTAVVSKIDSRLEQYTSAIEGTKASRPAKASDLHVPAEGVRNIKSMWEKGNVFSSPSGTGTPNKETAGLKVGVSSRINEWLTKTPESNKSPAPKPSDLRPGDVSGKRNLWEKQSVEKPAASSKVSAMGKKSETNAGLRQFEKEP